In Nitrospirota bacterium, the genomic window GCATTGAACGAGTATGTAAGCTTGACAAGGTGTATTATAAGTGTTACACTATTCACAAAAGGAGGTATCGTTCATGCCTGCAAAAAATCCGAGAATAAATGTTGTTTTGGAAGAGCCTCTATATAACAGCATTGAACGTCTGGCCAGAAGAGACGGTGTTTCGTTATCTCTGAAGGTACGTGACCTTGTAAAAGAGGCTCTGGAAATCGAGGAAGATATGGCATTGTCCGGTTTTGCTGAAGAAAGGGAGAAAACCTTCAGAAAAACCAAAGCCCTCAAACATGATGAGGTCTGGTAAGCTTGCCATTTGAACTTAAATACCATCCTGATGTCAAAGAAATCGACACACCTTCCCTCAATGCCGGATTAAAAAAACGAATCAAGAATGCAATTGAAACCCGTCTCAAGACAGCTCCGGATCAGTACGGAGAACCTTTAAGAAAGACGCTTAAAGGATACTGGAAATTAAGGGTGGGAGATTACAGAGTAGTTTTCAAAATCAAGGGAAAAGAGATATGGATACTCGGGATCATTCATAGAAAAAAAGTGTATGAAAAGATATGGAAAAGAACCTGAGTCCTGCTTAAGAGAAGTCTTCCCTGATTTTAAATTTCACTATATTCACAACAGACAGAAGAAGTCCGGCATCCCTGATAGCATGTATTTAAATGCCGGTTTAATACGGAGCTTGCCATATGAATTTATGGATTCTTTTATTCCTTGTCAA contains:
- a CDS encoding type II toxin-antitoxin system RelE/ParE family toxin, with the protein product MPFELKYHPDVKEIDTPSLNAGLKKRIKNAIETRLKTAPDQYGEPLRKTLKGYWKLRVGDYRVVFKIKGKEIWILGIIHRKKVYEKIWKRT